In Tsukamurella tyrosinosolvens, the genomic window GGTGCGTGATCGGTATCCGGAGCTGTTCGGGCGGATCAAGGACCACGTCGCGGCCGGCCGGTTCGTGCCGGTCGGCGGCATGTGGGTCGAGGCCGACACCAACATGCCCGGCGGCGAGGCGATGGCCCGCCAGTTCGTCATGGGCAAGCGGTTCTTCCTGCACGAGTTCGGGATCGACACCCCGGAGGCGTGGCTCCCCGACTCCTTCGGCTACTCCGCGGCGATGCCGCAGATCGTCGCCGCGGCGGGCTCGCGGTACTTCCTCACGCAGAAGCTGTCGTGGAACCAGACCAACCTGATGCCGCACTCGACCTTCCTCTGGGAGGGCATCGACGGCACGGCGCTGTTCACGCACTTCCCGCCCGTCGACAAGTACAACTCGGACCTGTCCGGCGCGGATCTCGCTCGGGCGCAGAAGAACTACCGCGAGCAGGGCGCGGGCACGCGCTCGCTCGTCCCGTTCGGGTGGGGCGACGGTGGCGGCGGCCCCACCCGGGAGATGCTCGCCGCCGCGGCGCGCACCGCCTCGCTCGAGGGCTCACCCACCGTCGAGATCGCCTCGCCCGCCGAGTTCTTCGACGCCGCCGCCGCGGAGCTAGCGCACCCGCCGCGCTGGGTGGGTGAGCTGTACCTGGAGTTCCATCGCGGCACCTACACCTCGCAGGCGAACACCAAGCAGGGCAACCGTCGCAGCGAACACCTACTGCGGGAGGCCGAGCTGTGGGCGGCGACCGCCGCCGTACGCACCGGATTCGCCTACCCGGCGGAGGAACTCGAGGAGATCTGGCACCTCGTGCTGCTCCAGCAGTTCCACGACATCCTCCCGGGCAGTTCGATCGCGTGGGTGCACAAGGACGCGGAGCGGAACTACGCCGCGGTGGCGCGGCGGCTCGAACGGATCATCGCGGCGGCCCTGGAGGCGCTGGCGGGCAGCGACTCCCGGACACCGCAGGTCGCGGATGCCGGCGAGCGCCGACTGGTGTTCAACGCCGCGCCGCACGCCCGCGACGGAGTTCCCGCCCTGGGCGCGGTGGTGGTCGATGCGCCCGGGTCCGTACAACCCGCCCCCGAGGGTTCGGGCTTCCGGCTGGACAACGGCGTGGTGTCGGCGCTGATCGACGCGCGCGGCCTGCTGGTCTCGCTCGTCGACGCCGCGACCGGCCGGGAGGCGATGGCGGCGCCCGGCAACCTCCTGCAGCTGCACCGCGACATCCCGAACCACTGGGAGGCGTGGGACATCGACTCGTTCTACCGCCGCGACGTCACGGACCTCGTCGACGTGGAATCGGTCGCTGTCGACGGCGACGCCGTGGTCGTGCGCCGCGCCTTCGGCGACTCGATGATCGTCCAGCGGATCTCGCTGCGCGCGGGCTCCCCCGCCCTCGACATCGTGAGCGACATCGACTGGCACGAGCGGCAGAAGCTGCTCAAGCTCGCCTTCCCGCTGGACGTGTCGGCCGACCGCAGCGCCGCGGAGACCCAGTTCGGCCACGTGTTCCGGCCGACGCACGCCAACACGTCGTGGGACGCCGCGAAGTTCGAGATCTGCGCGCACCGCTGGGTGCACGTGGGCGAGCCGGACTACGGCGTCGCCGTCGCGAACGACTCCACGTACGGCCACGACATCACCCGGCTCACCGCCGATTCCGGCGGCGCAGCGCCCGGCACCGCACCATCGGGCACCTCCGGCACCGTCGTGCGGCTCTCGCTGCTGCGCGCGCCCCGCTACCCCGATCCCGAGGCCGATCAGGGTCCGCACCGCCTCGCCGTGTCGGTCCGGCCGGGCGCGACGATCGGCGACGCCGTGGAGGAGGGCTACCGCCGCAACCTCGCGCCGCGCACGGTGCCCGGCGTGGTCGCGGCGGTCGCCCCGCTCGTCACCGTCGACCACCCGGGCGTGATCGTGGAGGCGGTCAAGCTCGCGGAGGACGGCAGCGGTGACGTCGTCGTGCGCCTCTACGAGTCCCGCGGCACCCGCGCGGCCGCGACCGTCCATGCCGACTTCGAGCACGACTCCGTCGTCCGCACCGACCTGTTGGAGCGCCCGCTCGCCGATCCCGAGCGGACGAGTGAGACGCGACTCACGTTGCGCCCCTTTCAGATCGTCACGCTGCGCTTCCGCCGCTGACGTGTTCAGCATCACCTCGATCACCGTCCCGCGCGGTGATAGCTTGAAGGTTCATCACTATCAACCGTGATCCTTCGAACCAAGGAGGTCGAGATGCTCAGCGTGCTGGCATTGATCGCATTCGTCGTCTTCCTCGTCTGGCTGACGAGCGACCGGAACGGCCTGGACTTCCGCGCCCGGGACATCCATCGCGCCGTCGCCGACCGGGAGAGCCGCACCGACCCGCGCGGCGTGATCGTCTCCTGACGCGGAAGAAAGACGCCAGCGGCCGGGCCCGTCCGGCCCGGCTGCTGCGGGCGACTACTGGAGCAGCCCGATGGTCAGCCCCATGCCCACGAACAGCACCAGCTGATACGCGCAGTTGATCACGGTCAGCCGCGTGGGTTTCATCTCGAAGCCGTTGTGCTGCGCCAGCGTCGAGACCGAGAAGCCCGCCCACGCCGCCGCCCCGACCGCGACACCGAGCCATGGGGAATCGCTGTCGAAGAAGCCGGCCGCGAGCGAGTCCGCCGCCGCCAGGCCGATCGCCGTCAAGACCAGCGAGGCAACGAAGATCACCATCGGCCCCTTGCCCGCACCGGCCGAGATCTCTTTCGTGACACCGGTCAGCTTGCGCCACGTCCCGCCCACGAGCCCCCAGTCGCTGTACCAGACGAAGGCGATCACGAACCCGACGACCGTCGCCGCGAGTACCGCGAGCCAGCTGATGGTCATGTCCATGGGAATCGCTCCTCGGTCGCGCCATCCTGCGTATCGACTTGATACAATCAAGCATGGTTGAAAAAGTCAATCGCTCGGCGCCGGCCCGCTCGTACGGTCAGTTCTGCGCGCTCGCGCGCTCGCTGGACGTGATCGGCGACCGATGGACCCTCCTGATCGTCCGCGAGCTGCTGCCCAGGGCGATGCGGTACGGCGAGCTGAAGACCTCGCTCGCGGGAATCGCGACGAACCTCTTGGCGGACCGACTGCGCAGCCTCGAAGCGAACGGGATCGTCGAGCGCCACCTCGACGGTGCGGGTGTGGTCTATCGACTCACGCCGTGGGGCGCGGAGCTCCGCGAGCCGATGGAGGCGCTCGGGCGGTGGGGAATCCCCCTCCTAGCCTCAGGACGCGGCGACGACGCGTTCCAGCCGCGCTGGCTCACACTCGCCGTCCCGGCACTGCTCCGAGGCCGCACCGCGTCGCCGAGCGTCGAGGTCGGGATCGAGACCGAGGGATTCCTCATGCTCGTCCGCATCGATGAGACCGGCCCGTCGGCGGTTGTACCGGCGGAGCGACCCGGCACGGTGCTGAGCGCCTCGCCGGATGTCGTCGTCGGCCTCGCGACCGGCACGGTCTCGGTCGAGGAGGCGATCGCGCAGGGTGGGCTCGACGGTGATCCGTCTCCGCTGCGAGCGGTGTTCCGGGCGGGTCAGTAGGGCGGCGGACCGTCGAACGACGGTGCGCGGCGCGGTCGCGGCACACCGAGGGCGGCGACGAGACCGTCTTCGAACTCGCTCAGGGGTGCGCAGTGTCGGGACCGCTCCGCTTCCATCGTCGCAATATTCCGGCGGCGCAGCCTCTCTCGGCGCGCGTGCTCGCGCTGCAGGCGAGTTCGTACGCCGGCAGCGGCTTCCGCACGCGGCGAAATCGCACGCTCGGGGACGATCCACTCGACGCGTGCGAGGTCCGGAAAGAGTTCCAGGACGACGCCGTGCGGATCGACGATGTAGCGCCGGCCGTCCGGCGAGGCCCACAGGATCCGCCCATCATTCAACCTCGCGTCGATCCACTGGCCCGCGGTCTTCAGCTGGTGATGGGCGACGCACAGCGGCTGGATCTGGTCCGCCGTCGTCCCACCTCCCAACTCCGGGGCGCGGTGGTCGTACTCGCGACGATGATCGATCTGCGCCCGCGACGCGGGGCGGTTGCAGAAGGGGAACACGCAGCGCGGAAACAACAGCCGCAGGTACCGGCGCAGGTCCGCCGATGGCCGGTACCCGGCGCTGCCGCGCGCCCGCACCACCGCACCGCCTCGCGATGCGCGGCTGGTCGTTTCCGACGGGCCGGGGCCTCCCACATCGCTCGATCCGATGTCCATCCGCCGGCCACCCGGTGGCGGAGCGCCGGCGGGACCGGTATCCGGGCCTCGGTCTCCATCGGGCGGTGAGCCTCCGGCCGGCCCGGGATCGTCGGGCTCGGGATCATCAGGGCCATCGCCCGCAGGCCCGCCCCACGGCCCGGAGTGCCCCTCGATGCGGGCGACGATCTCGGCGAAGGTGAACGCGATGTCGTGCGTCGCACGCGTGGAACCCGCGTCGTCCACCGCAGTCAACGACGGCTCGGCACCGACGTCGGGCGCGAGCGTCTCCGAGGAGTCGGCGATCCGCCGCCCGAACGGCCGGACCTTCGCGTCGTCCCGTGCGGCGAGTTCGCGCGCGTGAGCGCCGGTGATCGGCCCGTGCCCCACCAGATACGCGAACCCGCTCGCATCGCCGGCCCCCTCCGCCTCGCTGCCGCCACCTGCGACATCGGTGGTCGTATCCGCAGGGTCGGCGAGGTCCCTCTCGTTCACCACCACGTTGATCATCGTGATGAAGCGGGTGATCACGCCGTCGGCATCCGGTTCGCCCTGGTAGCGAGCTTCGCGGTACCTGCATTCCGCTGTCTCGCACTGGCACCCGAGCGTGGAGTAACCGCGGGTGAGCTGCATCAGACCATCGGCGTATCGCTGGGGCAGCGTCCGCGGATCCTCCGCGCACACGGTGCCTGCGATGTAGTCCACCCGCGTCGACAGTTCGGCAGTGTCCTGCGCCGGCAGGAGCGCGAACGCCGCCGCCATCCCGTCCTCCTCGGGGCGGAACGTGACCCGGCGGTCCTGCTCGGCCGCCCGACGGCGCCGCTCCACCGCCTCGGGATCGATCTGATCCACCACCAGGTCGGCGGCCTCGCGCAGCGCAGGGAGCGCGAGCACTTCGTACTGCCGAGTCAGGCGCTCCGCGAGGCGCCCGTCGAAGACCCGCACCTGTTCCGCACTGAGCACGCGCGAACGCGTCAACGCGACCTCTCCGGCCTTCGGCGAGATCACGCCCTCGCCGATCAGCGAGAGTATCCGCGGGATGCGCTCCACGAGGCCGACCGCGACCTCGATCGCGTGCGCGGCGGCGGACGGCCCCACGCGCATAGCTGTGGAGGCCTGTGCCTCCAGCGCCTCCGCCGCAGCGGAGAGCCGACGCCGCGCCTGCACCGCTTCCACATAATCGCCCGGCTGCGCCAGGTACTCGGCCTCGTCGTCCGCGTACATCACCCGGTGCAGCGCGTACACGGTGGTCATGGTGCGACAGAAGGCACGATTCTCACTCCGCCGTTGTTCGAACAGAACCTGGGCCACCGCGCACGGGTCGACACCAGCAGCGGCGAGCCCCTGAGGGATAATATCCCCAGGTAGATCGAGCAACGCCGACGGAATGGCCATAGCCCCATTCTACGCCCGTATTTGCGATAGCGCCATCAGAATCGAACATTTCATCGGATCCCATGACACCGGTATCTGGGGCGTCGACACAATCCGCTACGGCGTCAGGCCGCGACGCTCCAGCAGCGGCGTGATGTCCGGGTCGGCGCCGCGGAAGTCGCGGTACGCCTGCGACGCATCGACGCTCCCGCCGCGGGAGAGCACGGCCGTACGGAGCTTCTCGCCGTTCTCGCGCGTCGGACCGTCGTGCGCGGTGAACCAGGCGGACGCGTCGGCGTCGAGCACCTCCGACCAGATGTAGCTGTAGTAGCCGGCGCTGTAGCCGCCGGAGAAGATGTGGTTGAAGAACGGGCCGCGGTACCGCGGCGGCACGCCGGCCACGTCGAGCCCGGCGTCGGCGAGCGCCGCGGCCTCGAAGGCCTCCACGTCGGCGACGACCGTGCCCGGCTCGATCATGTGCCACGCCAGGTCGATCACGGCCGCCGCCAGGTATTCGACGGTGCCGAATCCCTCACCGCGCGTACCGGGCTCGAGCACCGACCGCCGGAGTCCGGCGGGCAACGGCTCGCCGGTCTCGTAGTGCCGGGCGTACCCGTCGAGGATCGTCGGCCACGCGGCGAACATCTCGTTGAACTGGGACGGGAACTCCACGAAGTCGCGCGGCACGCTGGTCCCCGAGAAGTACGGGTAGGTGACGTCCGAGAGCAGGCCGTGCAGCGCGTGCCCGAACTCATGGAAGACAGTGGTCACCTCGTCGCGCGTGAGCAGCGCGGGGCGCCCCGCGGGCGGCCGGACGAAGTTGCAGACGTTGATGATCACGGGCCGCGCATCGAGCAGCGCCGACTGGTCCACGAAGCTGGTCATCCACGCTCCTCCGCGCTTGCTCGGCCGCGCGAAGTAGTCCCCGATGAACAGGCCGAGCGGCGTACCGTCGGGCCCGGTGACCTGCCACGCCCGCGCGTCCGGGTGGTACAGCGCGAGATCGGTGCGCTCGGTGAAAGCGAGCCCGTACATCCGCGACGCGGCCTCGAACACGCCGTTCTCGATGACTGTGTCGAGCGCGAGGAAGTCGCTGAGCTGCGGCCCCTCCGCGCCGCCGTCCCCCGCCTGCGCGCGCTGCTCGGCGATGCGGGCGTAGTACGGCCAGTCCCAGGCCTCGATCGGATGCCCGGCGAGCTCCTCCAGTTCGGCGCGCTCGGCGGCGGCGTTCCGCGCGGCCGGGGCGGCGAGGTCGCGCAGCATCCCGAGGGCCGCTTCGGCGGTCCCCGCGGTCTGGTCGGCGATCTGGTACGCCGCGTGGTGCGGGTACCCGAAGAGCGCGGCCCGCTCGGCGCGCAGGGCCGCGACGCGGGCGATCAACTCGCGGGTGTCGTTCTCGCCGCCGCGCGTGTTCCGCTCCGACGAGGCCTCGAAGACCTTCCGGCGCGACTCGCGGTCCGTCAGCCGCGCGAGGTTCGGCTGGTTGAGCGGATACCCCAGGGCCAGCAGGTATCCCTCGCGACCGGCCTCCTGCGCCGCGGCGCGAGCGGCGGCGACGGCATCCGCGTCCAGGCCGTCGAGCTCGGCCTCGGTCGCGAAATGCACGGCGGAGGCGTTGGTCTCGGCAAGGGTGCGCCGGGAGAACTCGGTCGTGAGCTCGGCGAGCTCGGTGTTGATCGTCCGAAGCCGTTCCTGCGCCGCGGCGTCCAGCCCCGCGCCCGCACGGGCGAAACGCAGGTGGTACCGCTCGAGGAGGCGCTGCTGCTCGGCATCGAGCCCGAGATCGCCACGCCGGGTGTATAGCTCATCGATGCGGGCGAACAACGCCGCATCCATGAGGATCGCGTCGAAGTGCGCCGACCACCGCGGCGAGATCGCCGCCTGCGCGGCCTCCAACGCGTCGGTGCGGTCGGTGGAGGTCAGCGAGAAGAAGACCGCGGCCACCCGCCCCAGGTCCTGACCGGCGCGTTCCATCGCCTCGACGGTGTTCTCGAACGTGGCGGGCTCGGGATTCTCGGCGATCGCCGCGATGTCCCGACGGTGCCGGGCGAAGCCCTCGGCGAAGGCCGCCTCGTAGTCCG contains:
- a CDS encoding M3 family metallopeptidase; its protein translation is MTVDAVLAPSTLPFALPDFAAFADADYEAAFAEGFARHRRDIAAIAENPEPATFENTVEAMERAGQDLGRVAAVFFSLTSTDRTDALEAAQAAISPRWSAHFDAILMDAALFARIDELYTRRGDLGLDAEQQRLLERYHLRFARAGAGLDAAAQERLRTINTELAELTTEFSRRTLAETNASAVHFATEAELDGLDADAVAAARAAAQEAGREGYLLALGYPLNQPNLARLTDRESRRKVFEASSERNTRGGENDTRELIARVAALRAERAALFGYPHHAAYQIADQTAGTAEAALGMLRDLAAPAARNAAAERAELEELAGHPIEAWDWPYYARIAEQRAQAGDGGAEGPQLSDFLALDTVIENGVFEAASRMYGLAFTERTDLALYHPDARAWQVTGPDGTPLGLFIGDYFARPSKRGGAWMTSFVDQSALLDARPVIINVCNFVRPPAGRPALLTRDEVTTVFHEFGHALHGLLSDVTYPYFSGTSVPRDFVEFPSQFNEMFAAWPTILDGYARHYETGEPLPAGLRRSVLEPGTRGEGFGTVEYLAAAVIDLAWHMIEPGTVVADVEAFEAAALADAGLDVAGVPPRYRGPFFNHIFSGGYSAGYYSYIWSEVLDADASAWFTAHDGPTRENGEKLRTAVLSRGGSVDASQAYRDFRGADPDITPLLERRGLTP
- a CDS encoding DUF1761 domain-containing protein, yielding MDMTISWLAVLAATVVGFVIAFVWYSDWGLVGGTWRKLTGVTKEISAGAGKGPMVIFVASLVLTAIGLAAADSLAAGFFDSDSPWLGVAVGAAAWAGFSVSTLAQHNGFEMKPTRLTVINCAYQLVLFVGMGLTIGLLQ
- a CDS encoding HNH endonuclease signature motif containing protein, whose amino-acid sequence is MAIPSALLDLPGDIIPQGLAAAGVDPCAVAQVLFEQRRSENRAFCRTMTTVYALHRVMYADDEAEYLAQPGDYVEAVQARRRLSAAAEALEAQASTAMRVGPSAAAHAIEVAVGLVERIPRILSLIGEGVISPKAGEVALTRSRVLSAEQVRVFDGRLAERLTRQYEVLALPALREAADLVVDQIDPEAVERRRRAAEQDRRVTFRPEEDGMAAAFALLPAQDTAELSTRVDYIAGTVCAEDPRTLPQRYADGLMQLTRGYSTLGCQCETAECRYREARYQGEPDADGVITRFITMINVVVNERDLADPADTTTDVAGGGSEAEGAGDASGFAYLVGHGPITGAHARELAARDDAKVRPFGRRIADSSETLAPDVGAEPSLTAVDDAGSTRATHDIAFTFAEIVARIEGHSGPWGGPAGDGPDDPEPDDPGPAGGSPPDGDRGPDTGPAGAPPPGGRRMDIGSSDVGGPGPSETTSRASRGGAVVRARGSAGYRPSADLRRYLRLLFPRCVFPFCNRPASRAQIDHRREYDHRAPELGGGTTADQIQPLCVAHHQLKTAGQWIDARLNDGRILWASPDGRRYIVDPHGVVLELFPDLARVEWIVPERAISPRAEAAAGVRTRLQREHARRERLRRRNIATMEAERSRHCAPLSEFEDGLVAALGVPRPRRAPSFDGPPPY
- a CDS encoding alpha-mannosidase; this translates as MHDDRRLTEERLDRFTREFLNGAVYSHCAPVTVTAWAAPGEPVPFAEAVAQDFTPIAAGTPWGAPWSTLWLHVTGAPPPDWSGADGALELRVELGFTGGPGFNAEALVYRADGTVVKGISPFNAYVPLEPGAPVDLYIEAAANPDLGGDFVSPTHLGDRETAGDGPLYRLGTIDLALRDVTVWELQQDIWTLNGLMHELPFDLPRRHEVLRALERMLDAVDPHDVAGTAAEGRAALAPALASPAHGSAHRITAVGHAHIDSAWLWPVRETARKCARTFANVVDLMDRDPSFRFACSSAQQFAWVRDRYPELFGRIKDHVAAGRFVPVGGMWVEADTNMPGGEAMARQFVMGKRFFLHEFGIDTPEAWLPDSFGYSAAMPQIVAAAGSRYFLTQKLSWNQTNLMPHSTFLWEGIDGTALFTHFPPVDKYNSDLSGADLARAQKNYREQGAGTRSLVPFGWGDGGGGPTREMLAAAARTASLEGSPTVEIASPAEFFDAAAAELAHPPRWVGELYLEFHRGTYTSQANTKQGNRRSEHLLREAELWAATAAVRTGFAYPAEELEEIWHLVLLQQFHDILPGSSIAWVHKDAERNYAAVARRLERIIAAALEALAGSDSRTPQVADAGERRLVFNAAPHARDGVPALGAVVVDAPGSVQPAPEGSGFRLDNGVVSALIDARGLLVSLVDAATGREAMAAPGNLLQLHRDIPNHWEAWDIDSFYRRDVTDLVDVESVAVDGDAVVVRRAFGDSMIVQRISLRAGSPALDIVSDIDWHERQKLLKLAFPLDVSADRSAAETQFGHVFRPTHANTSWDAAKFEICAHRWVHVGEPDYGVAVANDSTYGHDITRLTADSGGAAPGTAPSGTSGTVVRLSLLRAPRYPDPEADQGPHRLAVSVRPGATIGDAVEEGYRRNLAPRTVPGVVAAVAPLVTVDHPGVIVEAVKLAEDGSGDVVVRLYESRGTRAAATVHADFEHDSVVRTDLLERPLADPERTSETRLTLRPFQIVTLRFRR
- a CDS encoding winged helix-turn-helix transcriptional regulator; its protein translation is MVEKVNRSAPARSYGQFCALARSLDVIGDRWTLLIVRELLPRAMRYGELKTSLAGIATNLLADRLRSLEANGIVERHLDGAGVVYRLTPWGAELREPMEALGRWGIPLLASGRGDDAFQPRWLTLAVPALLRGRTASPSVEVGIETEGFLMLVRIDETGPSAVVPAERPGTVLSASPDVVVGLATGTVSVEEAIAQGGLDGDPSPLRAVFRAGQ